In Hydrogenobacter sp., the DNA window ACCGCCGCAGTGGGTGCAGATGTAGCCTCAAAGGTATACGTGCCTCCGGGCAAACATGACGAATTCTATGTCTTCTTTTCTGGAGGTTTTAGCGGTCAGGTGTCTGTATACGGTATACCCTCTGGCAGGATTATAAAGG includes these proteins:
- a CDS encoding nitrous oxide reductase, with amino-acid sequence MLGKKKFFVGGLTALAVGALLAGCPPKQEAVKTAAVGADVASKVYVPPGKHDEFYVFFSGGFSGQVSVYGIPSGRIIK